A single region of the Pseudomonas mandelii genome encodes:
- a CDS encoding dermonecrotic toxin domain-containing protein — MSRHENDRPSNVGGNESATQPDDHYHHLFNNLPAWVLEASPATRDALKTASLAAPHWHGTATSLQHQSLKKLSQEHWTQRNRLDSTLLRLQSARAFAEALLSPALKTRFDLEVDVKTTFLRLYIPQAVPWFGIKTGAARTWTVSLLDAALHNFQASEMAADAYEPASTFITEPSPAGQFDTLPAVNQKLTIAAFVRLCRELDIGARYTTYLKDNLGLTNPVAGAVLKAKVISSHKTALKAALQMAQIRKDITEDAYHSILRLVEGRSGARLNGQPLYGHDLTLMSSSLTGIVVFAPSLERARKGTRIIAYIPDDPEHPLKEYPNTLAFMTELTRKLRAPAYQTFFSRFVEHKERGPFFADLNRRLQRVTWHQHKRGDPLPSWRETPIDRPNLRFSMTPFSADLWNHLYQRQLNKILNDASTLAVSTASADRNARWALWDAVSKVASTLLEIATFVALPFVPFLGEIMLGYMAYQLLDETFEGIVDLAEGLKTEAVGHLITLAETVVEVGTFAVGGAIAAGAFSRLLSREAVALVDPLKPVATPKGKTRYWKPDLTPYEQAQRLPEDAKPDQLGLYRHGGKTLLPLEGKLYAVKPDGTSNAFQIEHPTRADAYQPSLLHNHHGAWHTELEQPLEWDRETVMRRIGQGVESFSNAEREQILRVSGFHDNAVREMHVEHYRPPSLLTDTIKRFKINRDIDTFIEQIGSDQPEHYRKADSTLQHQLLSGYDGWPVDTPMPTAQAQTSAFRQRTAELARDYRKSLFDLRYRALEKTDDLRVQRLIDDVRGLPTDIAEELVSNASGTELKQLHNGRTPQRLKDAALKAMEAVRAIRASEGFYSEALDTTDTHRLALQSLNSLPDLPAGLRIEVRDYSAEGALRDSIGQPDAPLQKILVRAEDGTYHVHQDSDSSPEDFYQALFRALPDAQRNKLNPSITDAQVLKQRIAEHALEQPALRRLFAKNPHRKPFYDPTTMRLPGGTEGYSRIARETPTLNDRVREVYPNLPQEEMQSIVQTLQLHPDGARVELSRLRRELARLHQDLRAWVSDSPTTHPETGSPLSELDQQAERNNRRLLAQEIQRSWRRQSDRDFDTPEGVTQYVLRFAEPILGDLPSLTADFSHVSQLSLEGTRSAQAIPAFLRGFSGLRRLELRRFSLNTLPDAISQMPDLHALVLSDCGIRVDAATWSKLASMKQLAMLDLYKNPFETLPHIDTMSELAHLDLSDTRQTGIAASLLQHPKLQTLLLMNNHISELPAGLFESSLYDKRGLHLTDNPLSNSARELIKQHHFETAYDMGVYAPEADIDRVKALYPSMEIEQASEFVYELPGTLEDGRSYLTRLEQELTQLKNDLSAWTADVPQQHPVTGEPFSDEQLVAEQTNRDEFKQALEKCWQRESELDEFNEALEPTFELRVRPVINGELPTLSADFSHVSALEVDSAEGATRLGRFLESFLNLKSLRLRECDLGDIPDSVFKMGRLRSLSLPDCRVSLSAESASALAGMEQLDYLDLSFNPLGRTPDLSQMPDLSTVLLNDTGITDIPDGLLQLADLDWADLSMNAITEVPSDLLELPVEIAENITLRGNPFSQESLARLVRFFELTRADFGVEEVINRGEIQVSTSEGSEIDE, encoded by the coding sequence ATGAGTCGACACGAAAACGATCGCCCTTCAAATGTCGGTGGCAATGAATCCGCCACGCAACCGGACGATCACTACCATCATCTGTTCAACAACCTGCCGGCCTGGGTATTGGAAGCCTCGCCCGCGACACGCGATGCCCTCAAAACCGCCTCGCTTGCCGCGCCGCACTGGCACGGCACCGCGACATCCCTGCAACACCAGTCGCTGAAAAAGCTCAGCCAGGAACATTGGACCCAGCGAAATCGTCTGGACTCAACGCTGTTGAGGCTGCAAAGCGCACGCGCCTTCGCCGAAGCGTTGCTAAGCCCGGCCTTAAAAACCCGGTTTGATCTGGAAGTGGACGTTAAAACCACCTTCCTGCGCCTGTACATTCCACAAGCCGTGCCCTGGTTCGGGATCAAGACGGGCGCTGCGCGCACCTGGACCGTGTCGCTGCTCGACGCCGCCTTGCATAACTTTCAGGCATCGGAAATGGCGGCGGATGCTTACGAGCCCGCCTCGACGTTCATTACCGAACCATCGCCCGCAGGGCAGTTCGATACGCTGCCGGCGGTCAATCAGAAACTGACCATCGCTGCCTTTGTGAGGCTGTGCCGGGAACTGGACATCGGCGCCCGCTACACCACGTACCTCAAAGACAATCTTGGGCTGACCAACCCGGTGGCCGGCGCGGTGTTGAAAGCGAAGGTGATCAGCTCGCATAAAACGGCACTCAAAGCCGCGCTGCAAATGGCTCAAATCCGCAAGGATATTACGGAGGATGCCTATCACTCGATCCTGCGCCTTGTGGAAGGTCGTTCCGGGGCGCGACTCAATGGCCAGCCGCTGTACGGTCATGACCTGACCCTCATGTCCTCCTCCCTGACCGGGATTGTCGTCTTCGCGCCGAGCCTGGAGCGCGCGCGCAAGGGAACACGGATCATTGCCTACATTCCCGACGATCCCGAGCACCCGCTCAAGGAGTACCCGAACACCCTGGCGTTCATGACCGAGCTGACCCGCAAGCTACGCGCCCCGGCCTACCAGACGTTCTTCAGCCGCTTCGTCGAGCATAAGGAAAGGGGCCCTTTTTTTGCTGATCTCAACCGCCGCCTCCAGCGCGTGACCTGGCATCAACACAAGCGTGGCGACCCACTGCCGAGCTGGCGCGAAACACCCATCGACAGGCCTAACCTGCGGTTTTCAATGACGCCGTTCAGCGCGGACCTGTGGAACCATCTCTATCAGCGACAACTGAACAAGATCCTCAACGACGCCAGCACGCTGGCCGTCTCCACCGCCTCCGCCGACCGAAACGCGCGCTGGGCTTTGTGGGATGCCGTCAGCAAAGTAGCTTCGACGCTGCTTGAAATCGCAACATTCGTGGCATTGCCGTTCGTCCCGTTTCTTGGCGAAATAATGCTGGGTTATATGGCTTACCAGTTACTCGACGAAACATTCGAAGGCATCGTAGACCTGGCCGAAGGACTGAAAACAGAGGCGGTCGGGCATTTGATTACACTCGCTGAAACAGTGGTTGAGGTGGGCACATTCGCGGTGGGTGGTGCGATCGCTGCCGGCGCCTTCAGCCGTTTGCTTTCGCGCGAAGCGGTCGCGCTGGTCGACCCGCTCAAACCCGTCGCAACGCCGAAAGGAAAAACCCGCTACTGGAAGCCGGATCTGACCCCTTACGAACAGGCACAGCGTTTGCCCGAAGACGCCAAACCCGATCAGCTTGGCCTCTATCGCCACGGGGGCAAGACGCTGCTGCCTCTGGAAGGAAAACTGTATGCCGTGAAACCCGACGGCACCTCCAACGCGTTTCAGATTGAGCACCCGACCCGCGCCGATGCTTATCAGCCGTCTTTACTGCACAATCACCACGGCGCCTGGCACACCGAGCTGGAACAACCGCTGGAGTGGGATCGGGAAACGGTCATGCGTCGAATCGGCCAGGGTGTCGAGTCGTTCAGCAACGCCGAGCGCGAGCAGATCCTGCGGGTCAGCGGTTTCCACGACAACGCCGTGCGCGAAATGCATGTCGAACATTACCGCCCGCCTTCGCTGCTGACCGACACGATCAAGCGTTTCAAGATCAACCGGGACATCGACACCTTTATCGAGCAGATCGGCAGTGATCAACCCGAGCACTATCGAAAGGCTGATTCGACCCTGCAACATCAACTGCTGAGTGGCTACGACGGCTGGCCTGTCGACACGCCAATGCCGACAGCGCAAGCCCAAACATCAGCCTTCAGACAACGCACCGCAGAACTGGCCCGGGATTACCGCAAATCGCTGTTCGATCTGCGTTATCGCGCGCTGGAAAAAACCGATGACCTGCGGGTTCAGCGGCTGATTGATGATGTGCGGGGGTTACCTACCGATATCGCCGAGGAACTGGTGAGCAATGCGTCCGGCACGGAACTGAAACAGCTGCACAACGGCCGCACGCCCCAGCGTCTCAAGGACGCCGCGCTCAAAGCCATGGAGGCCGTGCGTGCTATCCGAGCCTCTGAAGGTTTTTATTCCGAAGCGTTGGACACCACCGACACCCACCGACTGGCCTTGCAAAGCCTGAACTCACTGCCCGATTTACCAGCCGGGTTGCGTATCGAAGTGCGGGACTACTCGGCCGAGGGGGCTTTGCGCGACAGCATTGGCCAACCCGATGCGCCCCTACAAAAAATACTGGTTCGCGCTGAAGACGGGACTTACCACGTACACCAAGACTCGGATTCGTCGCCGGAGGATTTTTATCAGGCCTTGTTCCGGGCGCTGCCGGATGCGCAACGCAACAAGTTGAACCCTTCGATCACAGATGCCCAGGTTCTTAAACAACGCATCGCCGAACACGCACTGGAGCAACCGGCCTTACGCAGGCTGTTTGCAAAAAATCCCCATCGGAAACCGTTCTATGACCCGACCACCATGCGCCTGCCCGGTGGTACCGAGGGCTACAGTCGAATCGCCCGCGAGACACCGACGCTCAACGACCGGGTGCGCGAGGTTTACCCCAACCTGCCTCAGGAAGAAATGCAGTCCATTGTCCAGACACTGCAACTTCATCCCGACGGTGCTCGCGTAGAACTTTCACGCTTGAGGAGGGAGTTGGCCCGACTGCATCAGGACCTGCGCGCCTGGGTCAGTGATTCCCCCACAACCCATCCTGAAACCGGAAGCCCGCTCAGTGAGCTTGATCAACAAGCCGAGCGAAACAACCGACGGTTGCTGGCCCAGGAAATCCAGCGCAGCTGGCGTCGACAGTCCGACCGGGATTTCGACACACCGGAGGGGGTGACCCAATATGTGCTCAGGTTTGCAGAGCCGATCCTCGGCGACTTGCCGTCGTTGACTGCCGATTTCAGTCATGTGTCGCAGCTGTCCCTGGAAGGCACCCGCAGCGCACAGGCCATTCCCGCGTTTCTACGAGGTTTCAGCGGGCTGCGCCGCCTGGAATTGCGCCGCTTTTCCCTGAACACCCTCCCCGACGCCATCAGCCAAATGCCCGACCTTCACGCCTTGGTCTTGAGCGATTGCGGCATCCGGGTCGACGCCGCCACGTGGTCGAAGCTGGCATCAATGAAGCAACTGGCCATGCTCGACCTGTACAAAAATCCGTTTGAAACCTTGCCGCATATCGACACGATGAGCGAGCTGGCGCACCTGGACCTGAGCGACACCCGCCAGACAGGGATTGCGGCCAGCCTTCTGCAACACCCGAAGCTTCAAACCCTCCTGCTGATGAACAACCACATCAGCGAGTTGCCTGCCGGGTTATTCGAGAGTTCGCTTTACGACAAGCGCGGCCTGCACCTCACCGACAACCCACTGTCGAACAGCGCGCGAGAATTGATCAAGCAACACCACTTCGAAACCGCCTACGACATGGGCGTCTATGCACCCGAAGCCGATATCGATCGGGTCAAGGCGCTGTACCCCAGCATGGAAATCGAGCAGGCGAGCGAGTTCGTCTACGAATTGCCGGGGACTCTGGAGGATGGCCGCAGCTATTTGACGCGCCTTGAACAAGAGCTCACCCAGCTGAAAAACGATTTGTCCGCGTGGACCGCCGATGTTCCGCAGCAGCACCCGGTGACGGGCGAACCGTTCAGTGACGAGCAACTCGTTGCCGAGCAAACGAACCGCGACGAATTCAAGCAAGCGCTCGAGAAGTGCTGGCAGCGCGAGTCGGAACTGGATGAGTTCAACGAAGCACTTGAGCCGACGTTCGAACTCAGGGTCCGTCCGGTCATCAATGGCGAACTGCCGACCTTGAGTGCGGACTTCAGCCATGTTTCCGCGCTTGAGGTTGACAGTGCCGAGGGCGCAACACGCCTGGGGCGTTTCCTTGAGTCCTTTCTCAACCTCAAAAGCCTGCGGCTACGCGAGTGTGACCTGGGTGACATTCCCGATTCGGTGTTCAAGATGGGACGCCTGCGCTCGCTGTCGCTCCCCGATTGCCGGGTCAGCCTTTCAGCGGAGTCGGCAAGTGCATTGGCGGGAATGGAGCAGCTTGATTACCTCGACCTGAGCTTTAACCCGTTGGGGCGCACGCCGGATCTAAGCCAAATGCCCGACTTGTCGACCGTGCTGCTCAACGACACCGGCATCACTGACATACCCGACGGCCTGCTTCAGCTGGCGGATCTCGACTGGGCTGACCTGAGCATGAATGCAATAACCGAGGTGCCCAGCGACCTGCTGGAATTGCCGGTGGAAATTGCTGAAAACATCACCTTGAGAGGCAATCCGTTTTCCCAGGAAAGCCTCGCGCGACTGGTCCGCTTCTTTGAACTGACCCGTGCGGATTTTGGCGTGGAGGAGGTCATCAACCGAGGGGAAATACAGGTGTCGACCTCAGAGGGTTCCGAGATCGACGAGTAA
- a CDS encoding aspartate aminotransferase family protein → MSVEHAAVERADFDQVMVPNYAPAAFIPVRGAGSHVWDQSGRELIDFAGGIAVNVLGHAHPALVSALTEQANKLWHVSNVFTNEPALRLAHKLVNATFAERAFFCNSGAEANEAAFKLARRVGFDRFGSEKYEIIAALNSFHGRTLFTVNVGGQSKYSDGFGPKITGITHVPYNDLAALKAAISDKTCAVVLEPIQGESGVIPAELEYLQGARDLCTAHNALLIFDEVQTGMGRTGHLFAYQHYGVVPDILTSAKSLGGGFPIAAMLTTEDLAKHLVVGTHGTTYGGNPLACAVGEAVIDVVNTPEVLAGVKAKHAKFKARLEQVGEKYGIFTKVRGMGLLIGCVLSDAWKGKAKDVFNAAEREGLMILQAGPDVVRFAPSLVVEDADIDEGLDRFERAVAKLTQA, encoded by the coding sequence ATGTCCGTTGAGCACGCTGCGGTAGAACGCGCCGATTTCGACCAGGTAATGGTTCCCAACTACGCGCCTGCCGCATTCATTCCAGTGCGTGGTGCCGGTTCCCATGTCTGGGACCAGTCTGGCCGCGAGCTGATCGACTTCGCTGGCGGGATTGCCGTTAACGTATTGGGCCATGCGCACCCGGCGCTGGTCAGTGCCTTGACCGAGCAGGCGAACAAGCTGTGGCACGTGTCCAACGTGTTCACCAATGAGCCGGCCTTGCGCCTGGCACATAAGCTGGTCAACGCCACCTTTGCCGAGCGTGCTTTCTTCTGCAACTCCGGCGCCGAAGCCAACGAGGCCGCCTTCAAGCTGGCCCGTCGCGTCGGTTTTGATCGGTTCGGCAGCGAGAAGTACGAAATCATCGCCGCGCTCAACAGCTTCCACGGCCGTACCCTGTTCACCGTGAACGTCGGTGGCCAGTCCAAGTATTCCGATGGTTTCGGTCCGAAGATCACCGGTATCACCCACGTGCCGTACAACGATCTGGCTGCGCTGAAAGCCGCCATTTCCGACAAGACCTGCGCCGTGGTTCTGGAACCGATCCAGGGCGAAAGCGGTGTGATCCCGGCTGAGCTTGAGTACCTGCAAGGCGCTCGCGATCTGTGCACCGCGCACAATGCGCTGCTGATCTTCGACGAAGTGCAGACCGGCATGGGTCGCACCGGCCACCTGTTCGCCTATCAGCATTACGGCGTAGTCCCGGACATCCTGACCAGCGCCAAGAGCCTGGGCGGCGGTTTCCCGATCGCGGCGATGCTGACCACCGAAGACCTGGCCAAGCATTTGGTCGTCGGCACCCACGGCACCACATACGGCGGCAACCCGCTGGCGTGCGCGGTCGGGGAAGCGGTGATCGACGTGGTCAACACCCCTGAAGTGCTGGCTGGCGTCAAGGCCAAGCATGCCAAGTTCAAGGCGCGCCTTGAGCAGGTCGGTGAGAAGTACGGCATTTTCACCAAGGTCCGCGGCATGGGCCTGTTGATCGGTTGTGTACTGAGCGACGCCTGGAAAGGCAAGGCCAAAGACGTCTTCAACGCCGCCGAGCGTGAAGGCCTGATGATTCTGCAAGCCGGCCCCGACGTGGTGCGTTTTGCCCCAAGCCTGGTGGTTGAAGACGCAGACATCGACGAGGGCCTGGACCGCTTCGAACGCGCTGTGGCCAAGTTGACGCAAGCCTGA
- the aruF gene encoding arginine/ornithine succinyltransferase subunit alpha gives MLVMRPAQMADLGEVQRLAADSPIGVTSLPDDVERLSDKIAASEASFSAEVSFNGEESYFFVLEDSTTGKLVGCSAIVASAGYSEPFYSFRNETFVHASRELKIHNKIHVLSQCHDLTGNSLLTSFYVQRELVGSPWAELNSRGRLLFVASHPERFADSVVTEIVGYSDENGDSPFWDAIGRNFFDLNYAEAERLCGLKSRTFLAELMPHYPIYVPLLPDTAQEAMGQVHPRAQITFDILMREGFETDHYIDIFDGGPTLHARVSGIRSIAQSRVVPVKIGEAVKGVGRQYLVANAQLQDYRAVLLELDYAPGKPVTLDLEAAEALGVGEGASVRLVAV, from the coding sequence ATGCTGGTGATGCGCCCCGCGCAAATGGCTGATCTGGGCGAGGTACAGCGTCTGGCTGCGGACAGCCCGATTGGTGTCACTTCCTTGCCGGATGACGTTGAACGCCTGAGCGACAAGATCGCCGCAAGCGAAGCCTCGTTTTCCGCGGAAGTCAGCTTCAACGGCGAAGAAAGCTATTTCTTCGTCCTCGAAGACTCGACCACCGGCAAATTGGTCGGTTGCTCTGCAATCGTTGCCTCCGCCGGTTACTCCGAGCCGTTCTACAGCTTTCGCAATGAAACCTTCGTGCACGCCTCCCGCGAGCTGAAGATTCATAACAAGATTCACGTGCTCTCGCAGTGCCACGACCTGACCGGCAACAGCTTGCTGACCAGTTTCTACGTGCAGCGCGAGTTGGTGGGTTCGCCCTGGGCCGAGCTCAACTCCCGTGGTCGTCTGCTGTTCGTTGCCAGCCATCCGGAGCGCTTTGCCGATTCCGTGGTGACCGAGATCGTCGGTTACAGCGACGAAAATGGCGATTCGCCGTTCTGGGACGCCATCGGTCGCAACTTCTTCGACCTCAACTACGCCGAAGCCGAGCGTCTGTGCGGCCTGAAGAGCCGGACCTTCCTCGCCGAACTGATGCCGCATTACCCGATCTACGTGCCTTTGCTGCCGGACACCGCTCAAGAAGCGATGGGCCAGGTGCATCCGCGAGCCCAGATCACCTTCGACATCCTGATGCGCGAAGGCTTCGAGACCGATCACTACATCGACATTTTCGACGGCGGCCCGACGTTGCATGCCCGCGTCTCCGGGATCCGCTCGATCGCGCAGAGCCGTGTGGTGCCGGTGAAAATTGGCGAGGCGGTCAAAGGTGTCGGTCGTCAGTACCTGGTGGCCAACGCCCAGTTGCAGGATTACCGCGCTGTATTGCTTGAGCTCGATTACGCGCCGGGCAAACCCGTGACCCTGGATCTTGAAGCGGCCGAAGCCCTGGGCGTCGGTGAGGGTGCGAGCGTGCGCCTGGTGGCGGTTTAA
- the astA gene encoding arginine N-succinyltransferase — MIVRPVRSSDLPALIDLARSTGTGLTTLPANEERLAHRVGWAEKTFRGEAGRGDADYLFVLEDDDGRVVGISAIAGAVGLREPWYNFRVGLTVSASQELNIYREIPTLFLANDLTGNSELCSLFLHADYRTGLNGRMLAKARMLFIAEFPQLFGNKIIAEMRGVSDEAGRSPFWESLGRHFFKMEFSQADYLTGVGNKAFIAELMPKFPLYTCFLSPDARNVIGQVHPDTEPALAMLKSEGFSYQGYVDIFDAGPAVECETGKIRAVRDSQALVLAIGTPGDDATPFLIHNRKREDCRITAAPARFAAGTLVVDPLTAKRLQLNAGDQVRAVPLSAARESK; from the coding sequence ATGATCGTTCGTCCTGTACGCAGCAGCGATTTACCCGCTCTGATCGACCTGGCCCGCAGCACCGGCACTGGCCTGACCACCTTGCCGGCCAACGAAGAACGACTGGCCCATCGGGTCGGCTGGGCCGAGAAGACCTTTCGCGGTGAAGCCGGGCGGGGCGATGCAGACTACCTGTTCGTGCTCGAAGACGATGATGGCCGCGTGGTGGGCATTTCCGCCATCGCCGGCGCTGTCGGCCTGCGTGAGCCCTGGTACAACTTCCGGGTCGGCCTGACGGTCAGCGCTTCGCAAGAGCTGAACATCTACCGCGAGATCCCGACGCTGTTCCTGGCCAACGACCTGACCGGCAACTCTGAGTTGTGCTCGCTGTTCCTCCACGCCGATTACCGCACGGGCCTCAACGGCCGCATGCTGGCCAAGGCGCGGATGCTGTTCATCGCCGAGTTTCCGCAGCTGTTTGGCAACAAGATCATTGCCGAGATGCGCGGCGTGTCCGACGAAGCCGGGCGCTCGCCATTCTGGGAAAGCCTGGGCCGTCACTTCTTCAAGATGGAATTCAGCCAGGCCGATTACCTGACTGGCGTGGGCAACAAGGCGTTCATCGCCGAACTGATGCCGAAATTTCCGCTGTACACCTGCTTTCTGTCGCCAGACGCGCGCAACGTCATCGGTCAGGTTCACCCTGACACCGAGCCGGCGCTGGCCATGCTCAAGAGCGAAGGTTTCAGCTACCAAGGCTACGTCGACATCTTCGACGCCGGCCCTGCGGTCGAGTGCGAAACCGGCAAGATCCGCGCCGTGCGCGACAGCCAGGCACTGGTGTTGGCCATCGGCACGCCGGGTGATGACGCTACTCCGTTCCTGATTCACAACCGCAAGCGCGAAGACTGCCGCATCACTGCCGCGCCAGCACGCTTCGCCGCCGGTACGTTGGTCGTTGATCCGCTGACCGCCAAACGTCTTCAACTCAACGCCGGTGATCAAGTGCGCGCCGTTCCGTTGTCTGCTGCCAGGGAGTCGAAATAA
- the astD gene encoding succinylglutamate-semialdehyde dehydrogenase, whose product MMNSLYIAGEWLAGQGEAFQSLNPVTQQVLWTGEGATAAQVESAVQAARQAFPGWARRTLDERITVLEAFAAALKNHADELARTIGEETGKPLWEAATEVTSMVNKIAISVQSYRERTGEKSGPLGDATAVLRHKPHGVVAVFGPYNFPGHLPNGHIVPALLAGNSVLFKPSELTPKVAELTVKCWIEAGLPAGVLNLLQGARETGIALAANPGIDGLFFTGSSRTGNHLHQQFAGRPDKILALEMGGNNPLVVDQVADLDAAVYTIIQSAFISAGQRCTCARRLLVPQGAWGDTLLARLVAVSSTIEVGAFDQQPAPFMGSVISLGAAKALMDAQEHLLANGAVALLEMTQPQAQAALLTPGILDVTAVADRPDEELFGPLLQVIRYADFEAAIAEANDTDYGLAAGLLSDSEARYQQFWLESRAGIVNWNKQLTGAASSAPFGGVGASGNHRASAYYAADYCAYPVASLETPNLVLPASLTPGVKMA is encoded by the coding sequence ATAATGAATTCGCTATACATCGCAGGTGAATGGCTGGCCGGTCAGGGCGAAGCCTTCCAGTCACTGAACCCGGTGACCCAGCAAGTGCTGTGGACCGGCGAAGGCGCGACCGCCGCTCAGGTTGAGTCGGCCGTGCAGGCTGCTCGTCAGGCGTTTCCGGGCTGGGCCCGTCGCACCCTGGACGAGCGCATTACCGTGCTTGAAGCCTTTGCCGCCGCGCTGAAAAACCACGCTGACGAACTGGCCCGCACCATTGGTGAGGAAACCGGCAAGCCGTTGTGGGAAGCCGCAACGGAAGTGACCAGCATGGTCAACAAGATTGCGATCTCGGTGCAGAGCTACCGCGAGCGTACCGGCGAGAAGAGCGGCCCGCTGGGCGACGCCACCGCCGTGTTGCGCCACAAGCCACACGGTGTGGTGGCGGTGTTCGGGCCTTACAACTTCCCGGGGCATTTGCCGAACGGTCACATCGTGCCGGCACTGCTGGCCGGTAACAGCGTGCTGTTCAAGCCCAGCGAACTGACGCCGAAAGTCGCCGAACTGACGGTTAAATGCTGGATCGAAGCCGGTCTGCCAGCGGGTGTGTTGAACCTGCTGCAAGGCGCTCGCGAAACCGGTATCGCCCTGGCGGCGAACCCGGGCATCGACGGTCTGTTCTTCACCGGTTCGAGCCGCACCGGCAATCACCTGCACCAGCAATTCGCCGGTCGTCCGGACAAGATCCTCGCCCTGGAGATGGGCGGTAACAACCCGCTGGTGGTGGATCAGGTCGCAGACCTCGATGCTGCCGTTTACACCATCATCCAGTCGGCATTCATTTCCGCCGGCCAGCGTTGCACCTGTGCCCGTCGCTTGCTGGTACCGCAGGGCGCCTGGGGCGACACGTTGCTGGCGCGTCTGGTGGCGGTCAGTTCGACGATTGAAGTCGGTGCGTTTGACCAGCAACCGGCGCCGTTCATGGGCTCGGTGATTTCCCTCGGCGCGGCGAAAGCGCTGATGGATGCGCAAGAGCATCTGCTGGCCAATGGCGCCGTGGCGCTGCTGGAAATGACTCAGCCTCAGGCGCAAGCCGCGTTGCTGACACCGGGCATCCTGGACGTGACGGCTGTCGCCGATCGTCCTGACGAGGAGCTGTTCGGCCCGTTGCTGCAAGTGATCCGCTACGCTGATTTTGAAGCGGCGATTGCTGAAGCCAACGACACGGACTATGGGCTGGCGGCTGGTTTGCTGTCGGATTCCGAAGCGCGTTATCAGCAGTTCTGGCTGGAAAGCCGTGCCGGTATCGTCAACTGGAACAAGCAGCTGACCGGCGCCGCGAGCAGCGCGCCATTCGGCGGCGTCGGCGCTTCGGGCAACCACCGCGCCAGCGCCTACTACGCCGCAGATTACTGCGCGTACCCGGTGGCTTCGCTGGAAACGCCGAACCTGGTGTTGCCTGCATCGCTTACGCCTGGCGTGAAGATGGCGTGA
- the astB gene encoding N-succinylarginine dihydrolase — translation MKSYEVNFDGLVGPTHNYGGLSYGNVASQSNSQQSSNPKEAALQGLAKMKALMEMGFQQGVLAPQERPDVAALRRLGFSGTDAQVIEKAAKDAMPLLVASCSASSMWVANAATVSPSADTADGRVHFTAANLNCKYHRSIEHPTTSRVLGAMFADQKHFAHHAALPAVAQFGDEGAANHTRFCREYGDAGVEFFVFGRSAFDTRYPAPQKYPARQTLEASQAVARLHGLSDDGVVFAQQNPSVIDQGVFHNDVIAVGNGEVLFYHEDAFLDTEQMLAELQGKLAKVGGKFQSICVPRSAVTVEDAVRSYLFNSQLLTRPDGSMLLIVPEECRGNERVWQYLQGLTSSGGLIREVKVFDLKQSMQNGGGPACLRLRVALNETELAAVNPGVIMTAPLYGTLTEWVDKHYRDRMAETDLADPQLLLECRTALDELTQILKLGAVYPFQIN, via the coding sequence ATGAAATCCTATGAAGTCAATTTTGACGGTCTAGTGGGGCCGACCCATAACTACGGCGGTTTGTCCTACGGCAACGTCGCGTCCCAGAGCAACAGCCAGCAGTCTTCGAACCCGAAGGAAGCCGCGCTGCAAGGCCTGGCGAAAATGAAAGCGCTGATGGAAATGGGCTTTCAGCAAGGCGTTCTGGCCCCTCAGGAACGTCCTGACGTTGCGGCCCTGCGCCGTCTGGGCTTCAGCGGCACCGACGCGCAAGTGATCGAGAAAGCCGCCAAAGACGCGATGCCCTTGCTGGTCGCCAGTTGCTCGGCGTCGAGCATGTGGGTGGCCAACGCCGCCACGGTCAGCCCGAGTGCCGATACTGCGGATGGCCGCGTGCATTTCACCGCTGCCAACCTCAACTGCAAATACCACCGCAGCATCGAACACCCGACCACCAGCCGCGTGCTGGGGGCGATGTTCGCTGACCAGAAACACTTTGCTCACCACGCCGCCTTGCCGGCGGTGGCGCAGTTCGGCGACGAAGGCGCGGCCAACCACACCCGTTTCTGCCGTGAATACGGTGACGCCGGCGTCGAGTTCTTCGTGTTCGGTCGCTCCGCATTCGACACCCGCTACCCGGCTCCCCAGAAGTACCCGGCGCGCCAGACGCTTGAAGCCTCGCAAGCCGTTGCCCGCCTGCACGGCTTGAGCGATGACGGCGTGGTCTTCGCTCAGCAGAACCCATCGGTGATCGATCAGGGCGTGTTCCACAACGACGTGATCGCGGTAGGTAACGGCGAGGTGCTGTTCTATCACGAGGACGCGTTCCTCGACACCGAGCAGATGCTCGCTGAACTGCAGGGCAAACTCGCAAAAGTCGGTGGGAAATTCCAGTCAATTTGCGTCCCGCGTTCTGCCGTTACCGTCGAAGACGCCGTTCGTTCCTACCTGTTCAATAGCCAATTGCTGACCCGCCCTGACGGTTCGATGCTGTTGATCGTGCCGGAAGAGTGCCGTGGCAATGAACGCGTCTGGCAGTATCTGCAAGGTTTGACCAGCTCCGGCGGCCTGATCCGCGAAGTGAAGGTTTTCGATCTGAAACAAAGTATGCAGAACGGCGGTGGCCCGGCTTGCCTGCGGTTGCGTGTCGCACTGAATGAAACCGAACTGGCGGCGGTCAATCCAGGGGTTATCATGACGGCACCGTTGTACGGCACGCTGACCGAATGGGTCGACAAGCACTACCGTGACCGCATGGCCGAAACCGACCTGGCGGACCCGCAATTGCTGCTTGAGTGCCGGACGGCACTGGATGAACTGACGCAAATCCTTAAACTGGGCGCGGTTTATCCTTTCCAGATCAATTGA